The genomic stretch TCCTTAATCGCAAGATTATAATTAATTGTCAAAGGGTCTGCTAACTCATCAGGGAAAGGAAAACCTCCTCTCATTcagaaataatataatttgaagGGCACACGTATACTTGGATAATAACGCCACAATACTTAAACTTGGATACAAACTGGACAAACCTAGTCTCCACGGCCACGTATACTTGGATATAATAAGGCCAGTATACTTATAACAGCCGTAACACAATGCTGGCACAAACCCATTTCAAACAACAGGAACAAATACGACCACTACAACAACCATTCCCAGCACAAGCACGCCAAAAACCAAATCCTAGCCAAAATAGGTGACAAATTAAGTTAAAAGTATTATGTATAATATAAGTTATAAGTTATAACGAAATGTCATGGTAGAATTCCAGAGCCTCTACACTAAATTAtcaatcaaacaacaacaatcGTAACCTCAAAGAAGCACAGAAACTCAATTAAAGAACAGAAGCTTCACAAATGCCTACGAAAACATTAAACATACACTTTGAATCTCATAATGAAGCTGCAACAACTGATCAAGCATATTCATTATCAACGGGCACGTTTCACAAACCATTATTCCAAAACACAACATAACTTCCTTCCTATACTCCAAACATAAACACACTCAAACGATCATTTTTCTTCGATGTCAAACaacgaaaataaacaataaagatgtcAATAACAACGAAAACACAGAAGCACAATCAAGAATCATCACTAGATTTGATGATGAAGTTCTGACGACTGATAGGATTCATAACAACAGGTGGACCTGCAGTTCTCGGCCATGCCTGAAATTTCTTGTCCGTTTCAGCCCACCATTCCTTGTTCGACACCGTCGACGGCGTCGTTCCTACGCACGATTACATATCAGATCATCCGCATACATTTCTACATaattgacaaaaaaaatgcataaaattagggtttacctCCGAAAATCTTCTGATCAGCCATTAGATAATCGCAAACATAAGCAATTACAAAAGATCCTGCGAGTGATCCGACGATGTACTTCGCCGCCATTGTTGTAGCTTCGCACTGAAAAATTAGTCAAAAAATCGCAAAAATTGAAAGTCAATCGAGAAAATGAGGATGTAAATAAACGATTCGATTAGAATTCGAAATTGATTAAATTTCAGGTAGTGTTATCATACGAATTTGATTGTATTGCAATTGAAATGAAAACTTACCGGAGAAAAAAGAGGGAAAATTTGGGAAATTTCGACAAGAGGCTGGCGCTGCTGTAAACGTGAGACAACACGGGTGTTCGTGTGCGACTTGTGACTGTGTGAGTGAGACAGGTGAGTCAGCGAACACTACGTAAATGAAATCCAATTTTTGTACCAACTAATTAATTTTTGCATTGCTTAATATACTCGCTCAGTTCCGATCATTTTTATTTTGTTCATCATCTAACACACTACTCCATATACTCGCACCTCAACAATTCGGTAATTGTAGGGTAATTCATAATTGACAGTCGGTGTTTGGTAATAAATAATCTTAACCATGGGTTAGCAATATCAATCACTTCTCATTCCATAAAGTCATAAAACGCTGATACAAATACTCGTGTAAGGCAGTTTTACAAAATTTGTCGTAAAAAACGTCTTTTAATAACCATTCTCACCAACTAATAGGATTGTGTTTGGATTCGTTTTACAATTATATTATTACAAATCGACTTATAGAAGACTAATTGACTAACTCAAAAACTAAAAACACACTTGTGTAATTTCTAAAAATCAATCTTATGGAATAGCTCAAAGTACTCGTTATTCCTGTGGGTGAAATTGACTCAACATGATGAAAGGAAATAAAAGGGCAGTAACCATTAAAATATATCATAGTGTCAATTATCAATCTATAATATGAAGGTTAGAAAATGACATCCTAAATGAAACATAAACCAAGATATAAAACAGGCCGATTCATCCAAAATCTTTGATTCAGCACTAATAATTTGCATTCCAAATATTTTATACTCCACAAAGGATATTGTATTCATTATACAAAGGACATTGTCAATTGTCATCATTTGATTTAAGTAGTAGACTAATAAATAATCATTTGCTGTCAACTTTGATAATTAATCAATTTAACCcttaagaccatccccaagcagaaggtcacacTAACTGGGTCACCAAAAATTTACCTCTTAATCAcaccttattaatcttgacccactttcaccctcccaagcagaaggtcacgacctaggtcaccaacccaatcatttttccaCTTTCCAACATTTACAATCATTTACCACATTCACTACCCCACCAAAACCTCTCTATTACTTTTACAATTATTTTTCCATTTACGTTTACAATTATTATTTACTataattaagttatttttgtcattttaataaaataaaaactacTCAAATATGTTAAGTAAATTAATTTTGGAAAGtgtaaatttttaaaaaaaaatcgaattaaaattgacggttttatttGAAATATTAAATCTAAATGTTACGATATATCGATTCTATTAACGAACATATTTGAAATATTATTACATATTTGACGATATACTAAATAGACGATATACAAATATACCGAATATGTTAACGAACGTATTTGACGATAAACTAAATAGACGATTGTTGTAAGCCAATAGAAATGCGACATGTTGAAGGTCACCAACCTTCAACCTCTTCTCAACTCAAGGTCACCAATTGACCTTGAATAACTCAAGGTCACCAATAACAACATCGATTTACTCGCTAATTACGTCATTAGcatgacccaacaaggtcacgaCCCGGTTGGTGACCTTGCTTGGGCATGGTCTAATATTACATGTAAAAAATGAAAGTTTTTGTCACAACCTTTTTTAAATTAGGAGTCATTTGGTTCACCATAAGAAAATAGAATTCTCAGAAAGCTTAAATTCATATAAACTTGAAAATCATTTAAATTGcataaatgttgtttggttgaatgTGGGAGTTCTCTTACCTAGGAAGCTAGGTAAGTGACTTCCTACATGCATCATGTATGGATTAGAGTTCTATAGGAAGTTCCCATAAATTGAGCAATCAAAGAAGACTTCATTTATTAACTAATTCTCATGATTTTCCAAATCACATGAATCTGAAAGGCGACCAAACAACTTCTTATTGTCTATATATTCCAAATAGCAGGGTTTTTTTCGAATAAGCCACAAGAAGTTATACGGTTTAACATTGGTTGACTACAAAAATCatacaacaacaatatcaatgtGACGTTATTAGAATATTCACAACTTTTGAATAATGAGTTTTTAAACAATGTAAATGATACTAAACATCGTGTGAGATCGCGTTCCCACTAAAATAATTAAAGAACCTTTTTGATTAAGTGTAGTTTTGGGTGTATCGTCGACAATTATGAGTAATCACTTCGTCGCGACCGGCGGATGTTTTCTGAAGAGAGAAACAATGACTAGCCAAGAAATTTGGTTCATTCTTATTAGCAGAAATTAATTACATCCCTTAGCTCATAGTTAAGACTTAAGGGATGAGCTGAGCAACTATCATatcaaatctattaaattaaaatcCGCCAAATACTCGTAACAATTTGATATTCATTTAATTGAGTAGCTAGTTAATGACTTATTTGGCACCATTATATCTTTCTATAAATGGATGGAAATTAAATGTCTAAAATCTTGTTTCCGTGTTCAAGCCTTAGAAGAGTCACAAGCACGACACAATAAAGGGGGAAAAAAATTCAAACTATAACTCATCAAACACTTACATTTATTTTAACAAATCGACTAAAACATCGTCAAATCCCTTTATTTAAATACAGTATAGGAATATCACAAACCTCGTGTCCTTTGCGCCTTCAATGTCTTTAATACAACACAAATGCATGTACTACATTGTATAAATTTGTAATAACACCAATAAGAGTCAATTCCCccgcaattctatactaatgtgTGAACTAGCCTCCCCAATTTGCACCCTAATAGTGACTAACCACCCAAATTATTCAAAAGCCAAATAAAGCTCAACAAACCAATTTTTGTCAACAACCAATGCAATCCCTTCACTATAGACAACAATGTTCAAATTTTCTCTACCCACAAAAATATAACAATgcctctcatttttttttttttttttttttttatgattaggtaagaaaactaggttgatcctctagggtaggaccaacctatctcatcctttcgaatgagggaggtaagttgaagccaccggctatcaaaccacctcgaaagagttggacatgaatgtccaacagaagccatgaagtcagcaaccttgttggcttcacgaaagcaatttTTAATTATCACTttatcgaaaaaatgaaggtctaatttcacatccttgataatactagaaatttcccacggaatttgccaagtacctcgaatcgagttaataacacataagttatcaccctccacaattaactttgagattcctaagtatttagctgctaaaataccttcttttaaagcaagtgcttccgcaacaaggatactattgaaTCCGCAcatttttgctcccaacaaaacgactttaccattgtgatctcttatagaatatcctaaagcagctttattaccttctattctcgatccgtcaaaatttagctttagaaaaccgtttgtaggtttttcccaccaaatctcttccttactagaattatttctagctgactcttctacctcgggattgttgagatccttaaatctagtcacattccatgtcttagtgctattaatacataaagtaataagtttgctgatacataaattaacattattaaagatgatatcatttctatggaaccatgcattccaccagataaaaataatctttataaagtcatcttttggaattaaatccttgagataattaagtttcgttagaaaactttgacttgtaatagtaccataatttgacaaaaactcgttgaaactaataatgttcaggtcttggatgacagacccaatcaagggacattcgtaaaagaaatgatctttgttttcaataggattgttgcacagaacgcaatgaggtgggacatcaatatgactcttgatAAGTCTACATTTTGTTGGAAGgccgtcaacacaggctttccaaagaaaaaatttcaatttaggaggaatattcaatttccaaatccactgaaattcgcatttgtcaagagcttgatcgaacaaaccttgcgctaaccaagttgctctttttggtagagaaatttccatctacggacaacccccaaacgagggtatctggaatatcattatgtggcactggaatgttggtaatctgattaacaatatcattattcactaaactggataatttacaaacatctCATTGCTTGTCcgaggttatgaaatctttaaccaaaagattaagatcacggttactatcatcatcaaccatactacttgtaagtgggtgtgaaaaaacccaattatcagtccaaaacttaatgttgctaccattacctacctgccatctcagtccttttctaaatagagtccgaagactcattagtttacgccattgccaagaagagattgcattaggcttatgatcaaagagtaaacaatttctcaaatattttttcgataccactttgacccatatactttccttatccataagaattttccataaaagtttcatttgaagagctttattagTCGCCGAGGAAGATTTAATTCCTAAACCACCAAccgactttggtaaacaaactttatgccaaccaaccaaattaggagaacgctgggaatgattcttattccaaagaaagtctctattaattttatctaatctattatggatcgatgaagggaggaggaagctttgcatctgaaaagttcccttcgcggctaaattagcattgacaagaactagtctacctgcttgagatagagaattcgctttccatttcgataattgagtgCAAGAAGATTGAATAATGTTCTCGAAAGTATTTTTAGTCACTCTGCTATCAATTATAGGACATCCTAAATATTTACCCAAATGAGTTTCCTCGTTCATATGAAGAATGCCTCTAAAGGATTCACGAAGAGAACgctcaatatttctagtgcattgaaaagtggatttgtcaaaattaacaaattattgtccggaaatcgtgcaaaatttatctaaaatagacttaatagttccacaactctggttagaggctttagcgaaaatgatagtgTCATCCGCAAAAGTGAGAAAAGGAATTTTCTCCACTCCGgatccaattctaataccaatatcactagagCTAACATCACTATTTTTTTGTAGAGATCTTGCTAAAATCTCGGCGCACATAATAAAAATATATGGCGAAAGTGGGTCTCCTTGTCAACGACtcagtcaacacactgagcaaggtcagagacatcc from Silene latifolia isolate original U9 population chromosome 2, ASM4854445v1, whole genome shotgun sequence encodes the following:
- the LOC141643659 gene encoding uncharacterized protein LOC141643659 codes for the protein MAAKYIVGSLAGSFVIAYVCDYLMADQKIFGGTTPSTVSNKEWWAETDKKFQAWPRTAGPPVVMNPISRQNFIIKSSDDS